The segment GATCACGTTCGTGGTGGAGTTGTTGATGATCCACGACACGATCGTGCTGCTGGCCGCGTCGCCGAAGGTGCCCTTGTACAGCGCCGCCACGCCGGCCACGTGCGGGCTGGCCATGCTGGTGCCGCTGATGGTGTTGGTGCCGCTGTTGATCCAGGTGCTGGTGATGCTGCTGCCCGGCGCGTAGGCCTCGACGCACGAGCCCCAGTTGCTGTAGCTGGCCTTGGCGTCGCTGCTGGTGCTGGCCGCGGTGGTGAACACGCCCGAGGCGCTGGCCGGCGACACGTTGCAGGCGTTCTGGTTCTCGTTCCCCGCCGCCACGGCCAGGAACACGCCCGAGTTGGCCAGGTTGGTGGCCGCCGTGTTCAGCGTGCTGCTCAGCCCGCCGCCCAGCGACATGTTGGCCACCGCGGGCTTCACCGCGTTGGCGCGCACCCAGTCGATCCCCGCGATGATGGCGCTGGTGGTGCCGCTGCCGCTGCAGTTCAGCACGCGCACGCCGCGCAGCAGCACGCCCTTGGCCACGCCGTACGTGGTGGAGCCGATCGTTCCCGCCACGTGCGTCCCGTGCCCGTTGCAGTCGGCGCCGCTGCCGCCCGCGTAGTCGTACGAGGCCGCCGCGCGGCTGCCGAACTGCGGGTGGTTGGCCTGGATGCCGGTGTCGATGATGTACGCCCGCACGTTGCTGGCGGTGGTCGTGTAGGTGTACGTCCCCGAGAGCGGGCGGGCGCGCTGGTCGATGCGGTCGATCCCCCAGGTGGCGCCGGACTGCGTGGTGGCCACGCTGTACACCTGGTCCTGCTCGATGTAGTCCACGTTCG is part of the Longimicrobium sp. genome and harbors:
- a CDS encoding S8 family peptidase, translating into MKALRNVMLAGSALALAACADQSPTATSTRAAAPVVAARGVAVEGSYVVVVKEGADPRSVAAVSGVNPHFVYTAAVNGFSAELNQGQLNALQHNPNVDYIEQDQVYSVATTQSGATWGIDRIDQRARPLSGTYTYTTTASNVRAYIIDTGIQANHPQFGSRAAASYDYAGGSGADCNGHGTHVAGTIGSTTYGVAKGVLLRGVRVLNCSGSGTTSAIIAGIDWVRANAVKPAVANMSLGGGLSSTLNTAATNLANSGVFLAVAAGNENQNACNVSPASASGVFTTAASTSSDAKASYSNWGSCVEAYAPGSSITSTWINSGTNTISGTSMASPHVAGVAALYKGTFGDAASSTIVSWIINNSTTNVITGNVTGTPNRLLYKSTL